One genomic region from Rosa rugosa chromosome 1, drRosRugo1.1, whole genome shotgun sequence encodes:
- the LOC133724440 gene encoding putative disease resistance protein RGA3, whose product MEFASSIADDVLGRLASHASQQISLAWGAQLKLSKLNNTLSAIKLVLEDAEKKQVRNPLITRWLGNLKDVCHDVDDVLDELDFQKLRLKVEVDNCGKIKGKVRQFFSRWNPVVFNFKMGHKVKEIRERLVEIDNEKRQLALLEFPKIAEDPRAPQQVHDDRRMTASKVEASNVIGRDDDKKQIIKHLLNDTDFSSEENVSVVSIIGLGGLGKTTLAKLVYNDSMVEKNFETKMWICVSNNFDIQILIRGITNAANGPKCEDESLDVMGSKLQNTLRSKKILLVLDDVWDTESIGITIEKWIDLKTLLNVGADGSKIIITTRNKSVALLVSPLYIHSLEGLSHKDCMSLFILRAFKRGEEQRYPHLIEIGQDIVKKCGGVPLAVATVGSMLYLKTDEHQWLSARDDDMWSIRNDNILPALKLSYDALPQHLKPCFAFCSLFPKDYEFNSLMLVPLWMAQGYLKTSKKNEDFEQMGLDYIMEFYSRSLFQVELDIKTVISFKIHDLVHDLAISVAQVENSTVNFRPSSALEMVRHVSISKKDLLGKEAKVPDFMLKSKKLRTILVHEKDAQMSQRFVKRCISRFKYMRVLHLSGSPLEELPSSIGSLFHLRFLDLSGNRKIKRLPNSISKLLNLETLYLADCDALEEIPKDIGNLINLRSLAITTQQTYLPKGIRRLTSLQSLYFEGCVNLKSLGEEIQFLNNLRTLAIGRCNNLESLPPNMKHMTALHTLGVNDCEKLQLMMRSGEGPQRLRSLIFIGNSSLEALPPWLIEDSADTLQSIYLGGCHNLTALPELIKFRFLEQLLIAGCSKLSALPEELHRLTELRGLGIGGCPELSKSCKRQLKGEEWSKMARQVKITLDDSDDEEDEADNRLADGRIAYHTRRRR is encoded by the coding sequence ATGGAGTTTGCCAGCAGCATTGCAGATGACGTCTTGGGTAGGCTAGCTTCACATGCTTCCCAACAGATCTCCTTGGCATGGGGTGCCCAACTTAAGCTCAGCAAGCTCAACAACACCTTATCTGCCATCAAACTAGTGCTCGAGGATGCAGAGAAGAAGCAAGTGAGAAATCCCCTAATCACTCGTTGGTTAGGAAATCTCAAAGATGTTTGTCATGACGTTGATGATGTCTTGGACGAACTGGACTTCCAAAAGCTGCGGTTGAAAGTGGAGGTCGACAACTGTGGGAAGATCAAAGGAAAGGTACGCCAATTTTTTTCCCGATGGAATCCAGTAGTGTTTAACTTCAAAATGGGACATAAAGTGAAAGAGATTAGAGAAAGACTAGTTGAAATTGATAATGAAAAGAGACAGCTTGCTCTCCTTGAATTTCCTAAGATAGCTGAAGATCCTCGTGCGCCCCAACAAGTGCACGATGACAGGAGGATGACTGCCTCCAAAGTTGAGGCTTCAAATGTTATTGGAAGAGATGATGATAAAAAACAGATTATCAAGCATCTCTTGAATGACACTGATTTCTCTAGTGAGGAGAATGTTTCTGTTGTTTCCATAATTGGGTTAGGAGGGTTGGGGAAAACAACACTTGCTAAATTGGTGTATAATGATAGCATGGTAGAAAAAAACTTTGAGAcaaagatgtggatatgcgtcTCAAACAACTTTGATATTCAAATATTAATTCGAGGTATTACTAATGCTGCAAATGGACCAAAATGTGAGGATGAAAGTTTGGATGTGATGGGAAGTAAGTTGCAAAATACTCTTAGGAGTAAAAAAATTTTATTGGTGTTGGATGATGTTTGGGATACCGAGTCAATTGGAATAACAATTGAAAAATGGATTGATTTAAAAACTTTGTTAAATGTGGGAGCTGATGGAAGCAAAATCATCATAACAACACGAAATAAATCAGTTGCTTTACTTGTGAGTCCCTTATACATTCATTCTTTAGAAGGACTTTCCCACAAAGATTGCATGTCCTTGTTCATCCTAAGGGCATTTAAAAGAGGAGAGGAGCAACGCTATCCACATTTGATAGAAATAGGACAGGATATTGTGAAAAAGTGTGGAGGAGTTCCTTTAGCAGTAGCTACTGTAGGGAGCATGCTCTATTTGAAAACAGATGAACACCAATGGTTGAGTGCCAGAGATGATGACATGTGGAGCATAAGGAATGACAATATTCTACCTGCACTCAAATTGAGCTATGATGCATTGCCACAACACTTGAAACCATGTTTTGCATTTTGTTCACTTTTCCCAAAGGATTATGAATTCAATAGTTTAATGTTGGTTCCATTGTGGATGGCACAAGGCTACCTCAAGACATCtaagaaaaatgaagattttGAACAGATGGGTTTAGACTATATAATGGAGTTTTACTCTAGATCCTTGTTTCAAGTTGAGTTGGATATCAAAACAGTCATAAGTTTTAAAATACATGATCTAGTTCATGATTTAGCAATTTCAGTGGCACAAGTAGAGAATTCCACAGTCAATTTCCGCCCTTCTAGTGCTTTGGAAATGGTTCGACATGTGTCAATATCCAAAAAAGATTTGCTTGGAAAAGAGGCAAAAGTTCCTGATTTCATGCTCAAGTCAAAGAAATTGCGAACCATTCTAGTTCATGAAAAAGATGCCCAGATGAGTCAACGTTTTGTGAAGAGATGCATCTCGAGATTCAAATATATGCGGGTGCTACATCTCAGTGGGTCGCCTCTTGAGGAGCTACCAAGTTCCATTGGTAGTTTGTTTCATTTGAGATTCCTCGACTTGTCTGGTAATAGGAAGATAAAAAGGCTTCCCAATTCCATCAGTAAGCTGCTGAATTTGGAGACCTTGTACCTTGCGGATTGTGACGCACTTGAGGAGATACCCAAAGACATAGGGAACCTGATCAACCTCCGAAGCTTGGCAATAACTACACAACAGACGTATTTGCCGAAAGGAATTAGACGCCTCACCTCACTTCAATCTTTATATTTTGAGGGATGTGTCAATCTTAAATCTTTGGGCGAAGAGATCCAATTCCTCAACAACCTTCGTACACTGGCGATTGGCAGGTGTAATAATTTGGAATCGCTGCCACCAAATATGAAACACATGACTGCTTTACATACTTTGGGTGTCAATGATTGCGAGAAGCTTCAGTTGATGATGAGATCAGGGGAAGGTCCTCAACGTCTTCGATCATTGATATTTATCGGGAATTCAAGTTTGGAGGCTTTGCCCCCTTGGCTCATTGAAGATTCTGCAGACACTCTACAGAGCATATATCTTGGTGGATGTCATAATCTCACTGCACTTCCGGAGTTGATAAAGTTCAGATTCCTCGAGCAACTACTCATCGCCGGATGCTCCAAATTGTCGGCTTTGCCTGAAGAACTGCATCGCCTTACTGAGTTGAGAGGATTGGGGATTGGAGGGTGTCCTGAATTGAGCAAAAGCTGCAAAAGGCAATTAAAAGGTGAGGAGTGGTCAAAGATGGCACGTCAGGTGAAGATTACACTCGACgactctgatgatgaagaagatgaagccgACAATCGCTTGGCCGACGGTAGGATCGCGTACCACACGCGACGACGCCGTTAG